CGAGACCGCCACGCTCACGGCCGGTCCTCCACCCGGATCGTCACGGCCTGCGCGGTGAGCCCCTGCCCGCCGCCGTGCGCTGCGAACTCCCTCGTGCCATCCCTCTGCCTCCGCCCCCCTCCCCTTGGGCAAACATAGTTTATTTTTCCCCCTTGTAACCCGAACCGGACCCCCCTGCCAACTCCCGGGTTGACAAACCGGCCAACCTGCGCCTAGGCTCTCCACCGGTTGTTTGAACCGGGAGAAGGGGCGTTTTGTTACCACGCGGCAAGGAGGGTCGTCATGCGGAAAGGTCTGGTGTGTGCGCTCGCCGTCGTTCTCGCCCTGCTCGCCGGTCCCGGCTGGGCCGGCAGGGTGGTGAAGCTGGGCCACGTGGCCCCACCGTTTCACGGCCAGCACCAGGGGCTCCTGAAGCTGGCGGAGGTGGTGAAACAGGAAACCGGGGGGCAGTGGGAGGTGAAGGTGTTCCCGCTGGGCCAGCTGGGCGGGGAACGGTCCATGGCCGAGCAGGTCCAGATGGGCACCCTTCAGGTCGCGGCCATCACCACGGCCGTGCTCTCCAACTTCGTGCCCCAGGCCGCGGCCCTGGACCTCCCGTTCCTGTGGCCCGACCGGAAGACCGCCTACGCGGTGCTGGACGACCCGGAGTTTCAGAAGGAGTTCTTCAAGTTCTTCGAGCCCAAGGGGTTCGTTGCCATCGGGTTCGCGGAGAACGAGTTCCGCCACCTCACCAACTCCAAACGCCCGGTCCGGCGGCCCGAGGACCTGAAGGGCTTGAAGCTCCGGCTCATGGAGGCCCCCATCTTCCTCGACACGTTCAAGCTGCTGGGCGCCACGCCCGTGCCGATGCCGTTTCCCGAGGTGTACAACGCCCTGCAGCAGGGGGTGATCGACGGCCAGGACAACCCCCTGCTCACCTCGGTCCTCATGAAGTTCACCGAGGTCAACAAGTACGTGACCCTGCTCAACCACACCCTCACCGAGACCGTGATCGTGGTGAACGCCGACTTCTGGAACAGCCTGCCGCCCGACGTGCAGAAGGCGTTCCGCAAGGGCGCCCGGGAGTGCATCCGCACGAACCGGGCCGTGAACGCCGCCCTGTACAAGAAGCTGCCCAAGCTGGGCATCTCGGTGGAGGAGTACTGCAAGAAGAACGGGATCCAGGTCATCGATCTCACGGCCGACGAGCGGGCCGCCTTCCGCAAAGCGGTGAATCCCATCTACGACAAGTACCGCGCCCAGATCGGGCCCGGATTCATGGACTTCCTGCTCTCGAAGGTCAAGGAGCACCAGGGCAAGTAGTCCGGTGCGGCTCCTGAAACTGGCGGAACAGATCGAGGAGGCCCTGCTGGGGTGGGGCCTCCTCGCTTTGGCGCTCCTGGGGTTCGTGCAGGTGGTGCTGCGCTACGCGTTCGGCACCGGCATCGACTGGGCCGAGGAGGCGGGGCGGTACGGCTGCATCGCCCTCACGTTCCTGGGGGCCAGCGTGGGGGTGCGCCACGGCACCCACTTCTCGGTCGAGCTCGTGGAGCGGCTGCTGCCCGAGGGCGGCCGGCGGTGGCTCAAGGCCTTCGCCAGCCTGGCCAGCGCCGTGCTCTTCGGCCTGGTGGCGTGGTACGGCTACGCCCACGCGGCCAAGCTCCACCGGTTCGGGGTGACGAGCGCATCGCTCCAGATACCGATGTGGGTCCCCTACGCCGCCATCCCCCTGTTCTCGAGCACCATGGCGGCCCGGTTCCTGGCCGATGCGGTGCTCCGGGTCGCCCGGGGCCGGGGACTTGCCTCGCCCGAAGGGGGGGCGTGATCCCGTGCTCACCACGGTCGTCCTCACGTTCACGGTCCTTCTGCTCCTGGGGCTCCCCATCGCCGCGGTCATGGTGGGGGTCACGGCGCTGGCGCTGAGGCTCCACACCTTCACGCCCCTGCTGATCATCCCCCAGCAGCTGTTCAACGCGCTCGACAACTTCGTCCTCCTGGCCATCCCGTTCTTCATCCTGGCCGGCCGGATCATGACCGAGGGGGCCATGGCCCGCCGGCTGGTGGACGTGATGCGGGCCCTGGTGGGCACCAAGCGCGGCGGGCTGGCCGTCACGGCCGTGCTGGCCTGCCTCTTTTTCGCGGCGCTTTCCGGCTCGAGCCCGGCCACGGTGGTGGCCATCGGGTCGATCATGATCCCCGCCCTCGTGCGCAGCGGGTACCCCGAGCAGTTCAGCATCGGCCTGATCACCAGCGCGGGCTCCCTGGGCATCGTGATCCCCCCGTCGATCCCGATGATCCTGTACGCACTGGTCATGAACGTGTCGGTGGCCGAGCTGTTCATGGCCGGCATCGGGCCGGGGCTGCTGATCGGGGGGGTGTTCACGGCCTACGTGCTGTGGAAGGCCCGGCGGGAGAACTGGCGGATCGAGGGGGGGCTCACCTGGGCCGAGGCCCTGCGGGCGGTGCGCCACGGGATCTGGGCCCTGTTCCTGCCGGTGCTGGTGCTGGGGGGGATCTACTCGGGGGTGTTCACCCCCACCGAGGCGGCGGCGGTGAGCGTGGTGTACGCCCTGTTCGTGGAGGCGGTGATCCACCGGGAGCTCACCTGGAAGGGGCTCCACCGGGCCCTCGTGGAGTCGGCCGTGCTCTCCGGCTGTCTCCTTCTGATCCTGGCCTGCGCCATGGCGTTCGTCTGGCTGCTCACGGCCGAGGGGCTGCCCGCCACCGTGGCGGAGTGGGTGGTGGCCCGGGTGGAGAGCCCCTGGGCCTTCCTCCTGTGGGTGAACCTCTTGTTCCTCGCCCTGGGGTCGGTCATGGACGACGTGTCGGCGATGCTGATTCTATCGCCGATCTTCGCCGAGACCCTTCGGCGGCTGGGCATCGACCCCGTGCACTACGGCATCGTGATGGTGCTCGTGATCGAGTTCGGATTCCTGACCCCCCCATTCGGTCTGAACCTGTTCGTGGCCATGGGGCTCACCCGCAAGCCCATGGGCTACGTGGCCCGGGCCACCCTGCCGTTCCTGGCGCTCCTGCTCCTGGCCCTGGCCGTGGTCACCTACGTGCCGGCCGTGAGCCTGTGGCTGCCCTCGCTGTTCTTCCGGTGAGCAAGGCGGCCGGCTGGGGGTAGGGGAAAAGAGAGGGGCCCGAACCGGGCCCCTCTTGTGGGCTTCCGCGGCTCTACCGCTCGCGCTCCTCGGCGTCGAGCCCCTCCTCCTTCATGCACTCCACGAGCTTCGAGGCGTCCTCCCCGTCGATGTGGATCAGGAAGTCCCGCTCTCCGCCCCGGCGGCTCGGCAGGTAGGCGGCGTTCAGGACCCGGTGGCCCATCTTGGCCACGCACTCCAGGGCCTTCATCATGAGCTCGGGCGTGTCGCAGTGGCGCACGATGACCCGGGCCCCCTTTTCGCCGATCCCCAGCAGGGGGTTCAGCACCAGGTAGAAGAAGTCGTTGGTGGTGAGAATGCCCACCACCTCGCCGTCCTCCACCACCGGCAGGCAGCCCACCCGCTTCTCCTGGGCCAGGCGCACCGCGTTCTCCACCGTGGTGTCCGGGGTCACGGTGACCACGTTGCGCTGCATGATCTCTTTGACGGTCAGCTTGGCGAACAGGTAGTGGATCTCGTGGAGCGAGAGGCTGGTGGCCATGGACGGCGACGCCCGCAGCACCCGGTCCTTGGTCACGATGCCCATCAGCTTGCCGTCGTCCACCACCGGCAGCCGCTCGATTCTCTTTTCCTTCATGAGCTTGGCGGCTTCCAGGACCGGGGTGGTGCTGGGTACCGTGATCACGGGGCTCGTCATGATGTGGCGAACGCGCATGGGTTTCCTCCTTCGGGCTGGGGAACGAATCCACGAGATCAAACGAAGGGTCAGTATACACAAATTCGCGGCGAACGCTACGAGCCCAGAAACGCGAGCACCGCCTCCTGGGCCGCGGCGGCGGCCTCACGGAGCCGCCACGAGCCCCGGTCCCGGGGCCCCACCGGGTTCGAGACGCCCCGCACCTCGCCGAACGGCACCCCGAAGGCGAGGCAGGCGTGGGCCGCGGCCGCCCCCTCCATGCTCTCGCACACGGCCCGGTGGCGCCGGGCCAGGCGCACGGCCCGATCGGCCGTGCCCGTGACCGTGGACACCGTGACGAACCCCCCCTCTCGGCACGGAGCCACCCTCCCCGCCGCCGCCGAGAGCCGGCCGCACAGCCCCGGGTCCACCGGCAGGGTCTCGTACCACTCTCGGTCTTCGGCCCGCCACACCGGCAGACCCAGGGCCTTGAGCCCCCGCAGGCCCGCCCGGGTCTCGGCCCCCTCGTCGCCGTAGACCTCGCGGGTGGCCACGGCCAGGTGGCCGGGCTCGAGCCCCGAGCCCGGGTAGGCCCCCCCCACCCCCACCTGCACCACCGCGGCCGGACGCAGCACCGGCACGAGCGCGCCCAACGCCAGGGCGGTGTTCGCCTTGCCGACGCCGGTCACCAAGACCCGGACCGGCGTTCCTCCCAGCACGCCCTGCCAGGCCGGCCACGGACCCGCGCACCGCACCGCTTCAAGCCTCCGGGTCAGGCGCGACACCTCGGCCTCGGTCGCCGCGATCACGAGGATCGGGCCCGGAACCTCGGTCGCCGGTCGTCGGTCGTCGGTCGTCGGTCGTTGGTCAGGGCCCCCACCCAACGCCGGTGACCCGCAGGCACGGGGCCGGGTCATGCCGCCTCCCGGGCCTCCCTCGGCTCCATGGGCCGGCCGCAGCAGATCAGCTCGGGCGCCTCGTCGTCCTGGCGCAGCACGGCCACCTCGCTGCCGCACACCGGGCACCGGTACACCGGCACCACCCGAACGGCCTCCATGGGTTGATTGCAGCAGTGGGGCTCCAGCGCGGCCGAGGCCGCGTTGATCACCACCACCTCGGCCCGGCACACCGGGCACCGGTACACCTGGCCCACCCGCACCGGCCGGCTCATCGCTTCGGCTCCACGGCCACCATGGGCTTTCCGTGGCACCGGGGCTCCAGGGTGCCGGTGCCGCCCTTGATCACCATGATCATGTTCGAGCACTCCTGGCACCGGTAGGCCGTGCCCACCCGAATGTGCCAGGCTTGGAGCCACTCGTCCACGGTCCACTCCGGGCTGGAATACCGATCCTGCATCCCGCTCCTCCTCTCCGCGTTCCGGTCGATCCCGCACCCGCGGGCCGGCTTCCCCACGGGGTCGTGGGACCGTCCCCGCCGGCGGCGCG
This is a stretch of genomic DNA from Deferrisoma camini S3R1. It encodes these proteins:
- the dctP gene encoding TRAP transporter substrate-binding protein DctP; translation: MRKGLVCALAVVLALLAGPGWAGRVVKLGHVAPPFHGQHQGLLKLAEVVKQETGGQWEVKVFPLGQLGGERSMAEQVQMGTLQVAAITTAVLSNFVPQAAALDLPFLWPDRKTAYAVLDDPEFQKEFFKFFEPKGFVAIGFAENEFRHLTNSKRPVRRPEDLKGLKLRLMEAPIFLDTFKLLGATPVPMPFPEVYNALQQGVIDGQDNPLLTSVLMKFTEVNKYVTLLNHTLTETVIVVNADFWNSLPPDVQKAFRKGARECIRTNRAVNAALYKKLPKLGISVEEYCKKNGIQVIDLTADERAAFRKAVNPIYDKYRAQIGPGFMDFLLSKVKEHQGK
- a CDS encoding TRAP transporter small permease; protein product: MRLLKLAEQIEEALLGWGLLALALLGFVQVVLRYAFGTGIDWAEEAGRYGCIALTFLGASVGVRHGTHFSVELVERLLPEGGRRWLKAFASLASAVLFGLVAWYGYAHAAKLHRFGVTSASLQIPMWVPYAAIPLFSSTMAARFLADAVLRVARGRGLASPEGGA
- a CDS encoding TRAP transporter large permease, with amino-acid sequence MLTTVVLTFTVLLLLGLPIAAVMVGVTALALRLHTFTPLLIIPQQLFNALDNFVLLAIPFFILAGRIMTEGAMARRLVDVMRALVGTKRGGLAVTAVLACLFFAALSGSSPATVVAIGSIMIPALVRSGYPEQFSIGLITSAGSLGIVIPPSIPMILYALVMNVSVAELFMAGIGPGLLIGGVFTAYVLWKARRENWRIEGGLTWAEALRAVRHGIWALFLPVLVLGGIYSGVFTPTEAAAVSVVYALFVEAVIHRELTWKGLHRALVESAVLSGCLLLILACAMAFVWLLTAEGLPATVAEWVVARVESPWAFLLWVNLLFLALGSVMDDVSAMLILSPIFAETLRRLGIDPVHYGIVMVLVIEFGFLTPPFGLNLFVAMGLTRKPMGYVARATLPFLALLLLALAVVTYVPAVSLWLPSLFFR
- a CDS encoding CBS domain-containing protein, which produces MRVRHIMTSPVITVPSTTPVLEAAKLMKEKRIERLPVVDDGKLMGIVTKDRVLRASPSMATSLSLHEIHYLFAKLTVKEIMQRNVVTVTPDTTVENAVRLAQEKRVGCLPVVEDGEVVGILTTNDFFYLVLNPLLGIGEKGARVIVRHCDTPELMMKALECVAKMGHRVLNAAYLPSRRGGERDFLIHIDGEDASKLVECMKEEGLDAEERER
- the mqnB gene encoding futalosine hydrolase, yielding MTRPRACGSPALGGGPDQRPTTDDRRPATEVPGPILVIAATEAEVSRLTRRLEAVRCAGPWPAWQGVLGGTPVRVLVTGVGKANTALALGALVPVLRPAAVVQVGVGGAYPGSGLEPGHLAVATREVYGDEGAETRAGLRGLKALGLPVWRAEDREWYETLPVDPGLCGRLSAAAGRVAPCREGGFVTVSTVTGTADRAVRLARRHRAVCESMEGAAAAHACLAFGVPFGEVRGVSNPVGPRDRGSWRLREAAAAAQEAVLAFLGS